The Pseudomonas rhizosphaerae genomic sequence CGCCGTGCTCGATGCTCAGGGCGCGCACCGAGGGCAGGCGATCGCCAGGACGGTAAAGACCCTGCTCGATGCGCTGGCTGAGCAGTTGGGCAAGGTTCATGTACAGCGTCATGGGCGTGCTCGAACTGATGACCATACAGATGCGTGGAAAATACAGCATTCAGACGCACTGGTCAGCCATCTGTATGAAAAACATAAGCGATTTTTGAATCTGTATTAAGTGGTGTCGGCTGCGGCACCATGGCCTTGCTGTCCAAACACTTCAAGGAGAACGGCCATGAACGGCTTGAGCGATGTACGTCTGCTGCTGCGCAACGAAGAACTGCTGGAAGAGCCGAAGGTGCGCTCCCGTGCCCGGTGCGCCTCAGCGGATTTGGGGCGATGGGCGCTGATGCTGCATCACTTGCGCACACGGCCCGCTTTGCTCGAACTGGACAAGGACCAGCTGCGCGACATCGGTCTGGATGCGCAGCAGGCGCGCCGCGAGGGCATGAAGCCGTTCTGGCGCCTGTAGGGGCGCTGCTGGGCGCTGCGTCTAGCCCAGTTCCTTGAACCGGTGCCAGAGCATGCCCAGCGCCAGCAGGGGCGAGCGCAGGTGGCGGCCGCCGGGAAAGGTCATGTGCGGCACCTTGGCGAACAGGTCGAAGCCACGGCTGGCCTGGCCGCTGATGGCTTCGCCGAGCAGCTTGCCGGCCAGGTGCGTCACGTTCAGCCCGTGCCCGGAATAGGCCTGGGCATAGAACACGTTGGGCTGCTCCTTGAGCCTGCCGATCTGCGGCAGACGGTTGGCACCGATGCCAATCATGCCGCCCCATTGATAGTCGATGCGCACATTCGCCAGCTGCGGGAACACGTCGAGCATCTTGGGCCGCATGTATTCGGCGATGTCCTTGGGATCGCGCCCCGAATAGTGACAGGCGCCGCCGAACAACAGGCGCCGGTCGGCGGACAGTCGGTAGTAGTCCACCGTTACACGCTGGTCGCACACCGCCATGTTGCGGGGCAGCAGCTGCCGCGCCTGTTCGGGGTTCAGCGGCTCGGTGGCGATGATGTAGCTGCCGGCCGGCAGCACCTTGCCACTCAACTGCGGGTTGAGATCGTTCAGGTAGGCGTTGCAGCCCAGCACCAGGAAGCGTGCCCGCACCTGGCCTTGAGCGGTGTGCACGCGCACTTGCGGGCCATATTCGATACGCGTCACCCGCGAGTGCTCGAAGACCTGCACACCCAACTGCCGGGCCACTTCGGCCTCACCCAGGGCCAGGTTGAGCGGATGCAGGTGGCCGGAGCCCATGTCGACCAGGCCGCCGTGGTAGCGATTCGAGCCGACCACGCTGTGCATGTCCTGCGCCTCGATCACTTGCAGTTCGTGCCGGTAGCCAAGGCTGCGCAGGGCTTCGGCGTCTTCGACGAACCCCTGCAGCTGGGCCGGCTTGTTGGCCAGGTCGCAGTAGCCCCAGGTCAGGTCGCACTCGATACGGTGCTGGTCGACCCTCTGACGGACGATCTCGACTGCTTCCAGCCCCATCAGGGTCAGGTCGCGCACACCCTCGTCGCCGATGGTCTTGCGAAACTGCTCCAGATCATGGCCGACGCCGCGAATCAATTGCCCGCCGTTGCGCCCACTGGCGCCCCAGCCAATCTGGTGGGCCTCGAGCAGGGCCACGCTGAAACCGCGCTGGGCCAGTTCGATCGCCGTGTTCAGCCCGGAGAAACCGCCGCCTACCACGCAGACGTCGACGCTGACCTCACCCAGCAGGGGCGGGTATACCGGCTGCCGATGCAGACTGGCGGCGTAGTACGAGGCGGCGTGCTCGGCGCGAGCGTTCATGGGTGTGATCCTGATTGGAGGGCTTGGAAAAGTGTTTGGAAAATTTGACGCAGCATAAGCCGGGGTTTCCCACGGCGGCAACCGCGCGGCACAATGGCGCCTCGTCCATCCGGTGACCTTCATGAGCTGCAACAGCCACAAGCTTCGCTTCCTGCGCGAGCAGATCCCTTCGTTCGAATGCGTGCCGGGATGCCATGACTGCTGCGGGCCGGTGACCACTTCGTCCGAGGAAATGGCCCGCCTGCCGCGCAAGACGGCTGCCGAACAGGAGGCCGCGCTGGCGCGTTTCGACTGTGTGCATCTAGGGCCGCAGGGGTGCACGGTGTATGAAGAGCGTCCGCTGATCTGCCGACTGTTCGGAACCACGCCGACCCTGCCGTGCCCCAACGGACGGCGTCCGGTGGAGTTGATCGACCCTGCCGTGGAGCATCAGGTGCACAAGCTGATCGCCAGTACCCGCCAGGTGCTGGTTTGAAGCGTCTGCGGTTCAGTCCGGCACTGGCAGGTTCAAGCTCTCCTTCACCTCTTCCATGACGATGTAGCTCTTGGATTCGCGCACATGGGGCAGTTTCAGGAGGATGTCGCCCAGCAGCTTGCGGTAGGAGGCCATCTCGGAAATGCGGGCCTTGACCAGATAGTCGAAGTCGCCCGACACCAGGTGGCACTCCAGCACGTGGGGCAGCTTGAGGACCGCGCGGCGAAATTCCTCGAAGGTGTCGCCCGACTTGTAGTCCAGGCTGATCTCGACGAACACCAGCAGGCTGCCGCGCAAGTGTTGCGGATTGAGCCGGGCGTAATAGCCCATGATGATGCCTTCGCGTTCCAGGCGGCGGACCCGTTCGGTGCAGGGTGTGGTCGACAGGCCGACCTTCTCGCCCAGCTCGGTGAACGACATGCGCCCGTCGGCCTGCAATATGCGCAGGATGTTGCGGTCGATCTTGTCGAGTTCGCGTTTGCTCTGATGCTGGGTACGCACAGGCGATGCCCCTCCGTTAAAGCGTCGATGGCCGAGAATTGTCGCCAAATATAGCCTTGCATACAGTGAAAAGCACTGGCTGGACCTTTTTATACTGCCCACATCTTCGGACCTAACATCTTACGTCAGCGGATTTCCGCGATGAGGGCGACACACATGCGCGTTCTGGTACTCGGTAGTGGTGTGATCGGCACCGTCAGTGCCTATTATCTGGCTCGGCAAGGCATGGACGTGACCGTGGTCGATCGCCAGCCGGCCGTCGCCATGGAAACCAGCTTCGCCAATGCCGGGCAGGTGTCGCCGGGCTATGCCTCGCCCTGGGCCGCGCCGGGTGTGCCGCTCAAGGCGATCAAATGGCTGCTGGAGCGTCACTCCCCGCTGGCGATCAAGCTGACCGGCGATGTCGACCAGTACCTGTGGATGGCGCAGATGCTGCGCAACTGCACCGCCAGCCGTTATGCGGTGAACAAGGAGCGCATGGTGCGCCTGTCCGAGTACAGCCGCGACTGCCTCGACGAGCTGCGCGCCGAGACCGGCATCGCCTATGAAGGCCGGACCCTGGGCACCACCCAGCTGTTCCGCACCCAGGCGCAACTGGACAACGCGGCCAAGGACATCGCTGTGCTGGAGCAGTCCGGCGTGCCCTACGAGCTGCTCGACCGCGAAGGCATCGCCCGCGTCGAGCCGGCCCTGGCGTCGGTGACCGGCATTCTGGCCGGTGCCCTGCGCCTGCCCAACGACCAGACCGGCGACTGCCAGATGTTCACCACCCGCCTGGCGCAGATGGCCAGGGACCTGGGCGTGCAGTTCCGCTTCGGCCAGGCCATCGAACGTCTGGACTTCGCCGGCGATCGCATCAACGGTGTCTGGATCGACGGCAAGCTGGAAACCGCCGACCGCTACGTGCTGGCACTGGGCAGCTATTCGCCGCAGCTGCTCAAGCCATTGGGCATCAAGGCGCCGGTATACCCGCTCAAGGGCTACTCGCTGACCGTGCCGATCACCAATGCGGCGATGGCGCCAACCTCGACCATTCTCGACGAGAGCTACAAGGTGGCGATCACCCGTTTCGACAACCGCATCCGCGTCGGTGGCATGGCCGAGATCGCCGGTTTCGACCTGAGCCTGAATCCACGTCGTCGCGAAACCCTGGAAATGATCGTCAATGACCTCTACCCGCAGGGTGGTGATCTGACTCAGGCCAGCTTCTGGACCGGGTTGCGGCCGACCACCCCGGACGGCACGCCGATCGTCGGTGCCACGCCGTTCAAGAACTTGTTCCTCAATACCGGTCACGGTACTTTGGGCTGGACCATGGCATGCGGTTCGGGACGCTTGCTTGCCGACCTGATCGCGCGTAAAAAGCCGCAGATCAGCGCCGCCGGCCTGGACATATCGCGCTACGGACAGCCACACGAAACGGTCCGCCAGGGTCAGTCGGCGCCGGCGCATTCGTAACTGTTGGTCCAGGATCGCCGCCCTGCGCGGCGGTCCTTGCAACTTTTTACCCTTCAAACTTTGCAAAAGAAGCCCGCCATGCGTCCAGCCCGCGCCGTGATCGACCTCTCCGCCTTGCGCCACAACTATCGACTGGCACGCCAGATGAGTGGGGCGAAGGCGTTGGCCGTGGTCAAGGCCGATGCCTACGGGCACGGTGCAGTGCGTTGCGCCCAGGCGCTGGAAGGCGAGGCGGACGGGTTTGCCGTGGCCTGCATCGAGGAAGCCCTGCAGCTGCGTGCGGCGGGTATCACCGCGCCAGTGTTGCTGCTCGAAGGTTTTTTCGAAGCCAGCGAATTGCCGCTGATCGTCGAGCACGGCCTGTGGTGCGTGGTGCATTCGCTATGGCAGCTCGAGGCCATCGAGCAAGCGCGCTTGAGCCAACCGTTGCAGGTCTGGCTGAAGCTCGATTCGGGCATGCACCGCGTGGGTCTGCATCCCAAGGATTACCAGGTTGCCTATCAACGTCTGCTGGCCAGCGGCAAGGTGGCCAAGATCGTGCTGATGAGCCACTTCGCCCGCGCCGACGAGCTGGACTGCCCCAGCAGTACCGAGCAGCTGGCGGTGTTCGACGCCGCCCGCCAGGGGCTGAGCGCCGAGATCAGCCTGCGCAATTCCCCGGCCGTGCTTGGCTGGCCGCAGATCCCCAGCGACTGGGTGCGCCCCGGCATCATGCTGTACGGGGCCACGCCGTTTGAAACCGACACCGCCGCCAGTGCGCCGTTGCAGCCGGTGATGACCCTGCAATCCAAGGTCATCAGCGTCCGCGAACTGCCCGCCGGGGAGGCCGTGGGCTACGGCGCGCGCTTCGTCACCCAGCGGCCCAGCCGGATCGGTGTAGTGGCCATGGGTTATGCCGATGGTTACCCGCGCCTGGCGCCCAATGGCACGCCGGTGCTGGTCGACGGGGTACGTACCGTGCTGGCGGGGCGGGTGTCGATGGACATGCTCAATGTCGACTTGACCGACGTGCCCCAGGCGGGCGTCGGCAGTACGGTCGAGCTGTGGGGCAAGCAGGTGCTGGCCAGCGACGTCGCCCAGACGGCAGGCACCATCGCCTATCAGATCTTCTGCAACCTGCGCCGCGTGCCGTTGCAGTACGTCTAGGCGAACCGCCTGGCCGCGCCACGCCTGGCCAAGGCATTGCCCGCCCACGTGTTGTAAATCCTGAACGCTGTTGCCATGATACGGGCCATCATGAACTGCACAGCATTCCAGGAGGCTTAAGCATTGGACGTCGGCGAACGACTGCAAGCCATTCGCAAACTCAAGGGTTTGTCCCAGCGTGAACTCGCCAAACGGGCGGGCGTCACCAACAGCACCATTTCCATGATCGAGAAGAACAGCGTCAGCCCCTCGATCAGCTCGCTGCGCAAGGTGCTGGGCGGGATTCCGATGTCCATGGTGGAGTTCTTTTCCGAAGAACTGCAGGCCGAGCGTCCTACCCAAGTCGTCTATAAAGCGGACGAGCTGATCGATATCTCCGACGGCGCGGTGACCATGAAACTGGTCGGCAAGGCCCATCCCAGCCGGGCCATCGCCTTTCTCAGCGAGGTCTATCCGCCCGGTGCCGACACGGGCATGGAAATGCTCATGCATGAAGGCGAGGAGACCGGCATCCTGGTGGAAGGGCGTCTGGAGCTGGTGGTTGGCCAGGACACCTACGTGCTCGAAGAGGGCGACAGCTACTATTTCGAAAGCAGCAAGCCCCATCGTTTTCGCAATCCGTTCGACAGGCCCGCCCGCTTGATCAGTGCCGCCACGCCGGCAAACTTCTGAGCCTTCCGCCTGCTGGGATCAGCCTGCAGGCGTTTGCAGCACGTCGAACAGCTGTTCGCCGAGCTGGAATTGCGCGACGACGTCCATGCCCATTTTTTGATGAGCCTTCAGTGAGCCGACGTTGCTGCGGTTGATGAACAGCAGTCCGCGGCGCTCCCCCATGTAATCACACAGCTTTGTGTAGAGAGCCTTGGGCAGGCCCTGGCCGCGCATCGAGGCATCTACGCAGATAGGGCCATAGGCGTAGGCATCGTCAATGGCGGGGCAGGCGGCGAACATGGCCTTGACGGGCGCAGCGGCTCCGTCAGCATTTTCGGCGCTGAACAGCACGCCTTTTACCTGTTCGCCGTCGATCGCGACAACGATGGGCGTACCTATTTCGATCCACGTGCGCACCACGGCCTCGGACCAGTCGCCATACAGGGTTCCGCCGTTGGCGGCCGAGTTGGCAACCAGCAGGCGGGAGATCGCCGCGGCGTCGGTACGGGCGGCAAGACGAAGTTCGAGCGTCATCGGGTATTCCTGAGTAATCTTGATTGGGTCTCTCACCCGGCCGGCGCAAGCGGTGGGTGTGCAACGATCACAACAGGATAGCGGTCCAACCTGCAAATAACAGGTCAGGAGGCCAGAGCATGGTGCACCGATGTTCAATCGAAGCGGCCGTGGACCAGGTATTGCAGCGTTTGCCCACGCATATCCACATGGGCATGCCACTGGGCCTGGGCAAGCCCAACCGCTTCGTCAATGCGCTGTATGCCCGCATCAAGGGCCTGCCCGAACGCCGCCTGACGATCTACACCGCACTGGTGCTGGGCCGCCCACCGCTGGGCGATGGCCTGCAGAAACGGTTGCTGGAACCGTTCGTGGAGCGGGTTTTCGGCGATTACCCCGAGTTCGACTTTCTCGCCGACCTGCGCAGTGATGAGCTGCCCGCGAACGTCAGTGTGCAGCAATTCTTCATGCAGCCGGGCAGCCTGTTGGGCAGCACCACGGCGCAGCAGAGCTACATCAGCAGCAACTACAGCCATGCCGCCCGCGACATCAATGCCAAGGGGTTGAACCTGGTGGCGCAGTTGGTCAGCCAGAACCCTGAAGATGCCGAGCGCCTGAGCCTGAGCTGCAACCCGGACATCACCCTGGACCTGCTGCCGATGATCGAAAAGCGTCGCGCTGCGGGCGAGACCATTCTGATGCTGGGCCAGGTCCATGAAGCACTGCCGTTCATGCCGGGCAGTGCCGAGATCGACAGCGCGGCATTCGATCTGCTGATCGATACCCCTGAGCAATCGACGCTGTTTTCCACACCGAACA encodes the following:
- a CDS encoding DUF1127 domain-containing protein; translated protein: MNGLSDVRLLLRNEELLEEPKVRSRARCASADLGRWALMLHHLRTRPALLELDKDQLRDIGLDAQQARREGMKPFWRL
- a CDS encoding NAD(P)/FAD-dependent oxidoreductase; translated protein: MNARAEHAASYYAASLHRQPVYPPLLGEVSVDVCVVGGGFSGLNTAIELAQRGFSVALLEAHQIGWGASGRNGGQLIRGVGHDLEQFRKTIGDEGVRDLTLMGLEAVEIVRQRVDQHRIECDLTWGYCDLANKPAQLQGFVEDAEALRSLGYRHELQVIEAQDMHSVVGSNRYHGGLVDMGSGHLHPLNLALGEAEVARQLGVQVFEHSRVTRIEYGPQVRVHTAQGQVRARFLVLGCNAYLNDLNPQLSGKVLPAGSYIIATEPLNPEQARQLLPRNMAVCDQRVTVDYYRLSADRRLLFGGACHYSGRDPKDIAEYMRPKMLDVFPQLANVRIDYQWGGMIGIGANRLPQIGRLKEQPNVFYAQAYSGHGLNVTHLAGKLLGEAISGQASRGFDLFAKVPHMTFPGGRHLRSPLLALGMLWHRFKELG
- a CDS encoding YkgJ family cysteine cluster protein, with the translated sequence MSCNSHKLRFLREQIPSFECVPGCHDCCGPVTTSSEEMARLPRKTAAEQEAALARFDCVHLGPQGCTVYEERPLICRLFGTTPTLPCPNGRRPVELIDPAVEHQVHKLIASTRQVLV
- a CDS encoding Lrp/AsnC ligand binding domain-containing protein, yielding MRTQHQSKRELDKIDRNILRILQADGRMSFTELGEKVGLSTTPCTERVRRLEREGIIMGYYARLNPQHLRGSLLVFVEISLDYKSGDTFEEFRRAVLKLPHVLECHLVSGDFDYLVKARISEMASYRKLLGDILLKLPHVRESKSYIVMEEVKESLNLPVPD
- the dadA gene encoding D-amino acid dehydrogenase; the encoded protein is MRVLVLGSGVIGTVSAYYLARQGMDVTVVDRQPAVAMETSFANAGQVSPGYASPWAAPGVPLKAIKWLLERHSPLAIKLTGDVDQYLWMAQMLRNCTASRYAVNKERMVRLSEYSRDCLDELRAETGIAYEGRTLGTTQLFRTQAQLDNAAKDIAVLEQSGVPYELLDREGIARVEPALASVTGILAGALRLPNDQTGDCQMFTTRLAQMARDLGVQFRFGQAIERLDFAGDRINGVWIDGKLETADRYVLALGSYSPQLLKPLGIKAPVYPLKGYSLTVPITNAAMAPTSTILDESYKVAITRFDNRIRVGGMAEIAGFDLSLNPRRRETLEMIVNDLYPQGGDLTQASFWTGLRPTTPDGTPIVGATPFKNLFLNTGHGTLGWTMACGSGRLLADLIARKKPQISAAGLDISRYGQPHETVRQGQSAPAHS
- the alr gene encoding alanine racemase, which codes for MRPARAVIDLSALRHNYRLARQMSGAKALAVVKADAYGHGAVRCAQALEGEADGFAVACIEEALQLRAAGITAPVLLLEGFFEASELPLIVEHGLWCVVHSLWQLEAIEQARLSQPLQVWLKLDSGMHRVGLHPKDYQVAYQRLLASGKVAKIVLMSHFARADELDCPSSTEQLAVFDAARQGLSAEISLRNSPAVLGWPQIPSDWVRPGIMLYGATPFETDTAASAPLQPVMTLQSKVISVRELPAGEAVGYGARFVTQRPSRIGVVAMGYADGYPRLAPNGTPVLVDGVRTVLAGRVSMDMLNVDLTDVPQAGVGSTVELWGKQVLASDVAQTAGTIAYQIFCNLRRVPLQYV
- a CDS encoding cupin domain-containing protein → MDVGERLQAIRKLKGLSQRELAKRAGVTNSTISMIEKNSVSPSISSLRKVLGGIPMSMVEFFSEELQAERPTQVVYKADELIDISDGAVTMKLVGKAHPSRAIAFLSEVYPPGADTGMEMLMHEGEETGILVEGRLELVVGQDTYVLEEGDSYYFESSKPHRFRNPFDRPARLISAATPANF
- a CDS encoding GNAT family N-acetyltransferase, translated to MTLELRLAARTDAAAISRLLVANSAANGGTLYGDWSEAVVRTWIEIGTPIVVAIDGEQVKGVLFSAENADGAAAPVKAMFAACPAIDDAYAYGPICVDASMRGQGLPKALYTKLCDYMGERRGLLFINRSNVGSLKAHQKMGMDVVAQFQLGEQLFDVLQTPAG